Proteins from one Burkholderia oklahomensis C6786 genomic window:
- the lptE gene encoding LPS assembly lipoprotein LptE, giving the protein MIRRSFLMLVGSAALLSACGFKLRGQQDYAFKRLFIAGAPPAAAARLTRLVEAGSDTKIVKTADEADAVLNVSESRGQGTLTLDRFGTVQEYQLNYSLNYTLFGKDGTALIPPSTIALNRAMTYSAQYTNAKAQESEILFADMQSDAIDQLMRRLAIVRSLHPEPGQGVPAVAPRAPLPPPPL; this is encoded by the coding sequence GTGATCCGCAGATCGTTTTTGATGCTCGTGGGCAGCGCGGCGCTGCTGTCCGCGTGCGGTTTCAAGCTGCGCGGGCAGCAGGACTACGCGTTCAAGCGTCTGTTCATCGCCGGTGCGCCGCCCGCCGCGGCGGCGCGGCTCACGCGTCTCGTCGAGGCCGGCAGCGACACGAAGATCGTCAAGACGGCCGACGAGGCGGACGCGGTGCTCAACGTGTCCGAGTCGCGCGGGCAGGGCACGCTGACGCTCGACCGGTTCGGCACGGTCCAGGAGTACCAGCTCAACTACTCGCTGAACTACACGCTGTTCGGCAAGGACGGCACCGCGCTGATCCCGCCGAGCACGATCGCGCTCAACCGCGCGATGACGTACAGCGCGCAGTACACGAACGCGAAGGCGCAGGAGTCCGAGATCCTGTTCGCGGACATGCAGAGCGACGCGATCGATCAGCTGATGCGCCGTCTCGCGATCGTGCGCTCGCTGCATCCGGAGCCGGGCCAGGGCGTGCCCGCCGTCGCGCCGCGCGCGCCGCTGCCGCCGCCGCCGCTGTGA
- a CDS encoding MotA/TolQ/ExbB proton channel family protein codes for MAIPTGILHYLESGDAVTHAVAYVLLAMSVASWCFLLVKAWVLVRAKRQGPAALAAFWRAATLDDGIAALRATDKERVFAPLAEAARDADAASRTEPRALAARVERGERVLRALRHALRTSQRRLEFGQVLLASIGSTAPFVGLLGTVWGIYHALGSIAASGQAQIENVAGPVGEALIMTAFGLVVAIPAVLAYNILGRLVRQLVEELDGFARDLHVFVCGEPAATPAATA; via the coding sequence ATGGCGATCCCGACCGGCATCCTCCATTACCTCGAGAGCGGCGACGCGGTCACGCACGCGGTCGCGTACGTGCTGCTCGCGATGTCGGTCGCGAGCTGGTGCTTCCTGCTCGTGAAGGCGTGGGTGCTCGTGCGCGCGAAGCGCCAGGGGCCCGCCGCGCTCGCCGCGTTCTGGCGGGCGGCGACGCTCGACGACGGGATCGCCGCACTGCGCGCGACCGACAAGGAGCGCGTGTTCGCGCCGCTCGCGGAGGCCGCGCGCGACGCCGACGCCGCGTCGCGCACCGAGCCGCGGGCGCTCGCCGCCCGCGTCGAGCGCGGCGAGCGGGTGCTGCGCGCGCTGCGCCACGCGCTGCGCACGTCGCAGCGGCGGCTCGAGTTCGGCCAGGTGCTGCTCGCGTCGATCGGCAGCACCGCGCCGTTCGTCGGCCTGCTCGGCACCGTCTGGGGGATCTATCACGCGCTCGGCAGCATCGCGGCGAGCGGGCAGGCGCAGATCGAGAACGTCGCCGGCCCGGTCGGCGAGGCGCTCATCATGACCGCGTTCGGCCTCGTCGTCGCGATTCCGGCGGTGCTCGCGTACAACATTCTCGGGCGGCTCGTGCGCCAACTCGTCGAGGAGCTCGACGGCTTCGCGCGCGATCTGCACGTGTTCGTCTGCGGCGAGCCGGCCGCCACCCCGGCCGCCACCGCTTAG
- the dapB gene encoding 4-hydroxy-tetrahydrodipicolinate reductase has protein sequence MKIAIAGASGRMGRMLIEAVLAAPDATLVGALDRADSPQLGQDAGAFLGKQTGIALTDDLERVCAEADYLIDFTRPEGTLVHLDAALRHDVKLVIGTTGFSEPQKESLRAAGEKIALVFSANMSVGVNVTMKLLEFAAKQFAQGYDIEIVEAHHRHKVDAPSGTALMMGETIAAALGRSLDDCAVYGRHGVTGERDPSTIGFSAIRGGDIVGDHTVLFAGIGERIEITHKSASRVSYAQGSLRAARFLAGHATGFFDMQDVLGLR, from the coding sequence ATGAAGATTGCGATTGCTGGTGCGTCGGGCCGGATGGGCCGGATGCTGATCGAAGCGGTGCTCGCCGCGCCCGACGCGACGCTCGTCGGCGCGCTCGACCGCGCGGACTCGCCGCAGCTCGGCCAGGACGCGGGCGCATTCCTCGGCAAGCAAACCGGAATCGCGCTCACCGACGATCTCGAGCGCGTGTGCGCCGAGGCCGACTACCTGATCGACTTCACCCGACCCGAAGGCACGCTCGTCCACCTGGACGCCGCGCTGCGCCACGACGTGAAGCTCGTGATCGGCACGACGGGCTTCAGCGAGCCGCAGAAGGAGAGTCTGCGCGCGGCGGGCGAGAAGATCGCGCTCGTGTTCTCGGCGAACATGAGCGTCGGCGTGAACGTCACGATGAAGCTGCTCGAATTCGCGGCGAAGCAGTTCGCACAGGGCTACGACATCGAGATCGTCGAGGCGCACCATCGGCACAAGGTCGACGCGCCGTCCGGCACCGCGCTGATGATGGGCGAGACGATCGCGGCCGCGCTCGGCCGCTCGCTCGACGATTGCGCGGTCTACGGCCGCCACGGCGTGACGGGCGAGCGCGATCCGTCGACGATCGGTTTCTCGGCGATCCGCGGCGGCGACATCGTCGGCGATCACACGGTGCTCTTCGCCGGCATTGGCGAGCGCATCGAGATCACGCACAAGTCGGCGAGCCGCGTGTCGTATGCGCAGGGCTCGCTGCGCGCGGCGCGCTTCCTCGCCGGCCACGCGACCGGCTTCTTCGACATGCAGGACGTGCTCGGCCTGCGCTGA
- the alc gene encoding allantoicase: protein MAAPILDPNAPAFTRRYMNLADPRLGAKALFASDEFFAPKERMLDPEPAVFIPGKYDDHGKWMDGWETRRKRTTGHDFCVVRLARPGVVHGVDLDTSHFTGNFPPAASIDACVSDADTPPDDADWQVLVPAMTLSGNQHHYVEVSNPQAYTHLRVNLYPDGGLARLRVYGQPQRDWSRAASGELVDLAAIENGAYLVAANNEHFGPASRMLMPGRGVNMGDGWETRRRREPGNDWAIVALARPGVIRRVEVDTAHFKGNFPDRCSLQAARVAGGTDASLVTQAMFWPTLLGERQLKMDSVHTFEAELAALGPVTHVRLNIHPDGGVSRLRLWGELA, encoded by the coding sequence ATGGCCGCCCCGATTCTCGATCCGAACGCGCCCGCGTTCACGCGCCGCTACATGAATCTCGCCGATCCGCGCCTGGGTGCGAAGGCGCTCTTCGCGAGCGACGAATTCTTCGCGCCGAAGGAGCGGATGCTCGATCCGGAGCCCGCCGTGTTCATTCCCGGCAAGTACGACGACCACGGCAAGTGGATGGACGGCTGGGAGACGCGCAGAAAGCGCACGACGGGCCACGACTTCTGCGTGGTGAGGCTCGCGCGGCCGGGCGTCGTGCACGGCGTCGACCTCGACACGAGCCACTTCACCGGCAATTTCCCGCCCGCGGCGTCGATCGACGCGTGCGTGTCGGACGCGGACACGCCGCCCGACGATGCCGACTGGCAGGTGCTCGTGCCCGCGATGACGCTGTCGGGCAACCAGCATCACTACGTCGAGGTGAGCAATCCGCAGGCCTATACGCATCTGCGCGTGAACCTGTATCCGGACGGCGGGCTCGCGCGGCTGCGCGTGTACGGCCAGCCGCAGCGCGACTGGAGCCGCGCTGCGAGCGGCGAGCTCGTCGACCTCGCCGCGATCGAGAACGGCGCGTACCTCGTCGCCGCGAACAACGAGCACTTCGGGCCGGCGTCGCGGATGCTGATGCCCGGGCGCGGCGTGAACATGGGCGACGGCTGGGAGACCCGCCGCCGCCGCGAGCCCGGCAACGACTGGGCGATCGTCGCGCTCGCGCGGCCGGGCGTGATTCGCAGGGTCGAAGTCGATACCGCGCACTTCAAGGGCAATTTTCCGGATCGCTGCTCGCTGCAGGCGGCGCGCGTCGCGGGCGGCACCGACGCGTCGCTCGTCACGCAGGCGATGTTCTGGCCCACGCTGCTCGGCGAGCGCCAGCTCAAGATGGACAGCGTGCACACGTTCGAGGCGGAACTCGCCGCGCTCGGCCCCGTCACGCATGTGCGCTTGAACATCCATCCGGACGGCGGCGTGTCGCGGCTGCGTCTCTGGGGCGAGCTCGCGTAA
- the holA gene encoding DNA polymerase III subunit delta, whose protein sequence is MQLRLDALEPHLAKGLAGLYVVYGDEPLLAQEACDRIRAAARAAGFTERSVHTVERGFDWSTLIGASQAMSLFGDRQLVELRIPSGKPGKDGADALKTLAGADNPDVLMLVTLPRLDSATQKSAWFTALLNAGVALKVDPVDRAQLPNWIGQRLALQGQRVAPGEDGRRALAFVAERVEGNLLAAHQEIQKLGLLYPAGTLTFEQIQDAVLNVARYDVFKLNEAMLAGDAARLARMIDGLKGEGEALVLVLWAVVEELRTLLKIKRGVAAGKPLAVLVRENRVWGPRERLVGPALSRVSEAALEHALAFAARLDRQVKGLAAVSRGPARGEPPPDPWDGLFQLAMTVARAAGPGGDTPRRPA, encoded by the coding sequence ATGCAACTGCGACTTGACGCGCTGGAGCCGCATCTCGCGAAAGGGCTCGCCGGACTGTACGTCGTCTACGGCGACGAGCCGCTGCTCGCGCAGGAGGCGTGCGACCGGATCCGCGCGGCCGCGCGCGCGGCGGGCTTCACCGAGCGCTCGGTGCATACCGTCGAGCGCGGCTTCGACTGGAGCACGCTGATCGGCGCGAGCCAGGCGATGTCGCTGTTCGGCGACCGGCAACTGGTCGAGCTGCGGATTCCGTCCGGCAAGCCCGGCAAGGACGGCGCCGACGCGCTGAAGACGCTCGCCGGCGCGGACAACCCGGACGTGCTGATGCTCGTCACGCTGCCGCGGCTCGATTCGGCGACGCAGAAGTCCGCGTGGTTCACCGCGCTCCTGAACGCGGGCGTCGCGCTGAAGGTCGATCCGGTCGACCGCGCGCAATTGCCGAACTGGATCGGCCAGCGGCTCGCGCTGCAGGGCCAGCGGGTCGCGCCGGGCGAGGACGGACGGCGCGCGCTCGCGTTCGTCGCCGAGCGCGTCGAGGGCAATCTGCTCGCCGCGCACCAGGAGATCCAGAAGCTCGGCCTGCTGTATCCGGCCGGCACGCTGACGTTCGAGCAGATCCAGGATGCGGTGCTGAACGTCGCGCGCTACGACGTGTTCAAGCTCAACGAAGCGATGCTCGCGGGCGACGCCGCGCGGCTCGCGCGGATGATCGACGGCCTGAAAGGCGAGGGCGAGGCGCTCGTGCTCGTGCTGTGGGCGGTCGTCGAGGAGCTGCGCACGCTGCTCAAGATCAAGCGCGGCGTCGCGGCCGGCAAGCCGCTTGCGGTGCTCGTGCGCGAGAACCGCGTGTGGGGGCCGCGCGAGCGGCTCGTCGGGCCCGCGCTCTCGCGCGTGTCCGAAGCGGCGCTCGAGCACGCGCTCGCATTCGCCGCGCGACTCGATCGGCAGGTCAAGGGGCTCGCCGCGGTGTCGCGCGGCCCGGCGCGCGGCGAGCCGCCGCCGGACCCGTGGGACGGCCTGTTCCAGCTCGCGATGACGGTCGCGCGCGCGGCCGGGCCAGGCGGCGATACGCCGCGCCGGCCGGCCTGA
- the leuS gene encoding leucine--tRNA ligase, giving the protein MHERYVPADVEAAAQSDWRAADAYRSKEDTERKKFYCVSMLPYPSGKLHMGHVRNYTINDVMYRYLRMNGYNTLMPMGWDAFGMPAENAAMANGVPPAQWTYDNIAYMKKQMQSMGLAIDWSREVTTCKPDYYRWNQWLFLKMLEKGIAYKKTGTVNWDPVDQTVLANEQVIDGRGWRSGALVEKREIPMYYMRITQYADELLNDLDGLGWPERVKIMQQNWIGKSFGVNFGFPYELDGEKKLLRVFTTRADTIMGVTFCAIAAEHPLASHLARDKPELQAFIDECKRGGVAEADIATMEKKGVATGFTVSHPLTGESVEVWIGNYVLMSYGEGAVMGVPAHDERDFAFAKKYGLPIKQVIAAEGEAYSTDAWQEWYGDKTRAVCVSSGKYDGLAYEAAVDAIAADLKAGGFGDKQVTYRLRDWGISRQRYWGTPIPIIHCPSCGDVPVPEQDLPVVLPEDLVPDGTGNPLAKSEAFVNCTCPKCGAAAKRETDTMDTFVDSAWYFSRYAAPDAGTMVDARTDYWMPMDQYIGGIEHAILHLLYSRFWAKVMRDLGLVKFGEPAKNLLTQGMVLNETFYREDASGKKTWYNPADVTVSFDDKGRPVGAVLKSDDQPVVLGGIEKMSKSKNNGVDPQMLIDHYGADTARLFTMFAAPPEQQLEWSGAGVEGASRFLRRVWGFGHANGDALAARATFDVAQLGEADKTLRREIHGVLKQADFDYQRLQYNTVVSAAMKMLNALDAAKSATPAVLRETYGVLLRVLYPVVPHVTFELWKALGYADEFGPILDAPWPKVDEAALEQAEIELVLQVNGKVRGALKVAKDASRDAIEAAAVADEMFAKFAEGKPAKKIIVVPGRLVNVVV; this is encoded by the coding sequence ATGCACGAAAGATACGTACCCGCCGACGTCGAAGCCGCCGCCCAGAGCGACTGGCGCGCAGCCGATGCCTACCGTTCGAAGGAAGACACGGAGCGCAAGAAGTTCTACTGCGTGTCGATGCTGCCTTATCCGTCCGGCAAGCTGCACATGGGTCACGTGCGCAACTACACGATCAACGACGTGATGTACCGCTATCTGCGGATGAACGGCTACAACACGCTGATGCCGATGGGCTGGGACGCGTTCGGGATGCCGGCCGAGAACGCCGCGATGGCGAACGGCGTGCCGCCCGCGCAGTGGACGTACGACAACATCGCGTACATGAAGAAGCAGATGCAGTCGATGGGTCTCGCGATCGACTGGTCGCGCGAGGTCACGACCTGCAAGCCCGACTACTACAGGTGGAACCAGTGGCTGTTCCTGAAGATGCTCGAGAAGGGCATCGCGTACAAGAAGACGGGCACCGTGAACTGGGACCCGGTCGACCAGACCGTGCTCGCGAACGAGCAGGTGATCGACGGGCGCGGCTGGCGCTCGGGCGCGCTCGTCGAGAAGCGCGAGATCCCGATGTACTACATGCGGATCACGCAGTACGCGGATGAGCTGCTGAACGATCTCGACGGCCTCGGCTGGCCCGAGCGCGTGAAGATCATGCAGCAGAACTGGATCGGCAAGAGCTTCGGCGTGAACTTCGGCTTCCCGTACGAGCTCGACGGCGAGAAGAAGCTGCTGCGCGTGTTCACGACGCGCGCCGACACGATCATGGGCGTCACGTTCTGCGCGATCGCGGCCGAGCATCCGCTCGCGTCGCACCTCGCGCGGGACAAGCCCGAGTTGCAGGCGTTCATCGACGAATGCAAGCGCGGCGGCGTCGCCGAGGCCGACATCGCGACGATGGAGAAAAAGGGCGTCGCAACGGGCTTTACGGTATCGCATCCGCTGACGGGCGAGTCCGTCGAGGTGTGGATCGGCAACTACGTGCTGATGAGCTACGGCGAAGGCGCGGTGATGGGCGTGCCCGCGCACGACGAGCGCGACTTCGCGTTCGCGAAGAAGTACGGCCTGCCGATCAAGCAGGTGATCGCGGCGGAGGGCGAGGCGTACTCGACCGACGCCTGGCAGGAATGGTACGGCGACAAGACGCGCGCCGTCTGCGTGAGCAGCGGCAAGTACGACGGCCTCGCATACGAAGCGGCCGTCGACGCGATCGCGGCCGACCTGAAGGCGGGCGGCTTCGGCGACAAGCAGGTCACGTATCGCCTGCGCGACTGGGGCATTTCGCGTCAGCGCTACTGGGGCACGCCGATTCCGATCATCCACTGCCCGTCGTGCGGCGACGTGCCGGTGCCGGAACAGGATCTGCCCGTCGTGCTGCCGGAAGACCTCGTGCCGGACGGCACGGGCAACCCGCTCGCGAAGTCCGAAGCGTTCGTGAACTGCACGTGCCCGAAATGCGGCGCGGCCGCGAAGCGCGAAACCGACACGATGGACACGTTCGTCGATTCGGCGTGGTACTTCTCGCGCTACGCGGCGCCGGATGCCGGGACGATGGTCGATGCGCGCACCGACTACTGGATGCCGATGGATCAATACATCGGCGGCATCGAGCACGCGATCCTGCACCTCTTGTACTCGCGCTTCTGGGCGAAGGTGATGCGCGACCTCGGCCTCGTGAAATTCGGCGAGCCGGCGAAGAACCTGCTCACGCAGGGGATGGTGCTCAACGAGACGTTCTATCGCGAGGACGCGTCGGGCAAGAAGACCTGGTACAACCCGGCCGACGTCACCGTGTCGTTCGACGACAAGGGCCGGCCTGTCGGCGCTGTGCTGAAATCGGACGACCAGCCGGTAGTGCTCGGCGGCATCGAGAAGATGTCGAAGTCGAAGAACAACGGCGTCGATCCGCAGATGCTGATCGACCATTACGGCGCCGACACCGCGCGTCTCTTCACGATGTTCGCGGCGCCGCCCGAGCAGCAGCTCGAATGGTCGGGCGCGGGCGTCGAGGGCGCGAGCCGCTTCCTGCGCCGCGTGTGGGGCTTCGGCCATGCGAACGGCGACGCGCTCGCCGCGCGCGCGACGTTCGACGTCGCGCAGCTCGGCGAAGCCGACAAGACGCTGCGCCGCGAGATCCACGGCGTGCTGAAGCAGGCCGACTTCGACTACCAGCGTCTGCAGTACAACACGGTCGTGTCGGCCGCGATGAAGATGCTGAACGCGCTCGACGCCGCGAAGAGCGCGACGCCCGCCGTGCTGCGCGAGACCTACGGCGTGCTGCTGCGCGTGCTGTATCCGGTCGTGCCGCACGTCACGTTCGAGCTGTGGAAGGCGCTCGGCTACGCGGACGAGTTCGGTCCGATCCTCGACGCCCCGTGGCCGAAGGTCGACGAAGCCGCGCTCGAGCAGGCCGAGATCGAGCTCGTGCTGCAGGTGAACGGCAAGGTGCGCGGCGCGCTGAAGGTCGCGAAGGACGCGAGCCGCGACGCAATCGAGGCGGCGGCGGTCGCCGACGAGATGTTCGCGAAGTTCGCCGAAGGCAAGCCGGCGAAGAAGATCATTGTCGTGCCCGGTCGTCTCGTGAACGTCGTCGTCTGA
- a CDS encoding ureidoglycolate lyase — METLHTLRLERLTREAFAPFGDVIELAGARRILINGGTTERFHDLASIDVAEAGGRPLVSLFRAQPRAWPIEIDMMERHPLGSQAFVPLAAVARYAIVVAPAGEFDPTRMRAFLAQGWQGVNYAKGVWHHPLLALDAVSDFVVVDRGGAQPNCDEIALEARWRLVADDARANAA; from the coding sequence ATGGAGACGCTGCATACCTTGCGCCTCGAGCGCCTGACGCGCGAAGCGTTTGCGCCGTTCGGCGACGTGATCGAGCTGGCCGGCGCGCGCCGCATCCTGATCAACGGCGGGACGACCGAGCGCTTTCACGATCTCGCGTCGATCGACGTCGCCGAAGCGGGCGGGCGGCCGCTCGTCAGCCTGTTTCGCGCGCAGCCGCGCGCGTGGCCGATCGAGATCGACATGATGGAGCGCCATCCGCTCGGCAGCCAGGCGTTCGTGCCGCTCGCGGCGGTCGCGCGCTACGCGATCGTCGTCGCGCCGGCCGGCGAATTCGATCCGACCCGGATGCGCGCGTTTCTTGCGCAGGGCTGGCAAGGCGTCAATTACGCGAAGGGCGTCTGGCACCATCCGCTCCTCGCGCTCGACGCGGTCAGCGACTTCGTCGTGGTCGACCGCGGCGGCGCGCAGCCGAACTGCGACGAGATCGCGCTCGAAGCGCGCTGGCGGCTCGTCGCGGACGACGCGCGCGCGAACGCCGCCTGA
- a CDS encoding ExbD/TolR family protein, with amino-acid sequence MAFGGLDHQHTSQPMADINMTPLIDVMLVLLVIFIITAPLLTHAIRLDLPKVAAAPARETPETITVSIDAAGKLYWNDAPVAFDTLAARLRDAAAGGKDPELHLRAARAARYDSIAQVMGAAQQAGIARIGFVTDASAKPPARPSPQSSPQPQSPLAPSAPR; translated from the coding sequence ATGGCGTTCGGCGGACTCGATCACCAGCACACATCGCAGCCGATGGCGGACATCAACATGACGCCGCTCATCGACGTGATGCTCGTCCTGCTCGTCATTTTCATCATCACGGCGCCGCTCCTCACGCACGCGATCCGGCTCGATTTGCCGAAGGTCGCGGCGGCGCCCGCGCGCGAGACGCCCGAGACGATCACGGTGTCGATCGACGCGGCGGGCAAGCTGTACTGGAACGACGCGCCCGTCGCGTTCGACACGCTCGCCGCGCGGCTGCGCGACGCGGCGGCGGGCGGCAAGGATCCGGAGCTGCATCTGCGCGCCGCGCGCGCCGCCCGCTACGACTCGATCGCGCAGGTGATGGGCGCGGCGCAGCAGGCGGGCATCGCGCGGATCGGCTTCGTCACCGACGCGTCCGCGAAGCCGCCCGCGCGGCCGTCGCCGCAGTCGTCGCCGCAGCCGCAATCGCCGCTCGCGCCGTCCGCGCCGCGCTGA
- the fur gene encoding ferric iron uptake transcriptional regulator codes for MTNPTDLKNIGLKATLPRLKILEIFQQSPVRHLTAEDVYRNLLHEELDIGLATVYRVLTQFEQAGLLSRSNFESGKAVFELNEGSHHDHLVCLDCGRVEEFFDAEIETRQQSIAKERGFKLQEHSLAMYGSCTTENCPYRKH; via the coding sequence ATGACCAATCCCACCGATCTCAAAAACATCGGGCTCAAGGCCACCCTACCGCGCCTCAAGATTCTCGAAATTTTCCAGCAGAGCCCGGTGCGCCACCTGACGGCTGAAGACGTCTATCGCAACCTGCTGCACGAGGAGCTCGACATCGGTCTCGCGACCGTCTACCGCGTGCTCACCCAGTTCGAGCAGGCAGGCCTGCTGTCGCGCAGCAACTTCGAATCCGGCAAGGCCGTGTTCGAGCTGAACGAAGGCTCGCACCACGACCACCTCGTGTGCCTCGACTGCGGCCGCGTCGAAGAGTTCTTCGACGCCGAGATCGAAACCCGTCAACAATCGATCGCCAAGGAACGCGGCTTCAAGCTGCAGGAGCATTCGCTCGCGATGTACGGCTCGTGCACGACGGAAAACTGCCCGTATCGCAAGCACTGA
- a CDS encoding outer membrane protein assembly factor BamE: MRSTVIAAVAVVGLAACSSYDSVTQRIAQSITPYRITVVQGNFVSQEKASQLQAGMSRDQVRALLGTPLLTDMFHADRWDYIFYFKRGSTSVVQQRDLVLNFSGDRLASWSGADNLPSELDLLADIDGDRRGNKAKKAAAAVAASAAAASEVAAAAPVPEAEQAADQSDANAQAARAANRATAQVQGQGGAAGRFSPSAQAAPNAPTPGGLPPGAAPAIQPQFQFHRPPPPPTPGGASQPVGPQGADSLPNQPLTAPAPASGAQGTGG; the protein is encoded by the coding sequence ATGCGGAGCACCGTCATCGCAGCTGTCGCCGTGGTCGGACTGGCCGCCTGTTCGTCGTACGACAGCGTGACTCAGCGGATCGCTCAAAGCATCACGCCATATCGGATCACCGTCGTCCAGGGCAACTTCGTGTCGCAGGAAAAGGCCTCGCAGCTCCAGGCCGGCATGTCGCGGGACCAGGTGCGCGCGCTCCTCGGCACGCCGCTCCTGACCGACATGTTCCATGCGGATCGCTGGGATTACATCTTCTACTTCAAGCGCGGCTCGACGTCGGTCGTCCAGCAGCGCGATCTCGTGCTGAACTTCTCGGGCGATCGCCTCGCGAGCTGGTCGGGCGCCGACAACCTGCCGTCCGAGCTCGATCTGCTCGCCGACATCGACGGCGATCGCCGCGGCAACAAGGCGAAAAAGGCGGCAGCGGCCGTGGCCGCGAGCGCCGCCGCCGCGTCGGAAGTCGCCGCGGCGGCTCCGGTTCCCGAGGCCGAGCAGGCGGCGGACCAGAGCGACGCGAACGCGCAGGCGGCGCGCGCGGCGAACCGCGCGACCGCGCAGGTGCAGGGCCAGGGCGGCGCGGCGGGCCGCTTCTCGCCGTCCGCGCAGGCGGCGCCGAACGCGCCGACCCCGGGCGGCCTGCCGCCCGGCGCGGCTCCCGCGATCCAGCCGCAGTTCCAGTTCCATCGTCCGCCTCCGCCGCCGACGCCCGGCGGCGCGAGCCAGCCGGTCGGCCCGCAGGGCGCCGACAGCCTGCCGAACCAGCCGCTCACGGCGCCGGCGCCCGCATCCGGCGCGCAGGGAACGGGCGGTTGA
- a CDS encoding C4-dicarboxylate transporter DctA has product MSKFLNSLFGRVVIALLIGVALGAFFPHFAQSLRPLGDGFLKLIKMVIGPIVFCVVVSGMANAGDLKKVGRVGLKAIVYFEAMTTLALGIGLVLAYLTKPGVGMNVDLHTLDPASLADYAKNAQSLKDTAGYLLKIIPETAFDAFAKGDILQILVFSVLFGSALSLLGDKAKRVNTLIDEFAHVFFRVMGFIIKLAPLGVLGAIAFTTGKYGVASLKQLGLLVIVFYVSCAAFVAIVLGVVMKLAGFSVFKLIRYLREELLIVLGTASSDAVLPQVMRKLEWLGVKDSTVGLVIPTGYSFNLDGFSIYLTLAVLFIAQATNTPLSMHDLIVVLLVSLITSKGAHGIPGSAIVILAATLSAIPALPVLGLVLILPVDWFVGIARALTNLLGNCVATIVVAVWENDIDKARAKRVLNEELRYVPAGEEGSNGAIADGGAHAL; this is encoded by the coding sequence GTGTCGAAGTTTCTCAATTCGCTGTTTGGTCGAGTGGTCATCGCGCTTTTGATCGGCGTGGCGCTCGGCGCCTTTTTCCCGCACTTCGCGCAGTCGCTGCGACCGCTGGGTGACGGGTTCCTGAAGCTGATCAAGATGGTGATCGGGCCGATCGTGTTCTGCGTCGTGGTGAGCGGAATGGCGAACGCAGGCGATCTGAAGAAGGTCGGCCGTGTCGGCCTGAAGGCCATCGTCTACTTCGAAGCGATGACGACGCTCGCGCTCGGCATCGGCCTCGTGCTCGCGTATCTGACGAAGCCGGGCGTCGGGATGAACGTCGATCTGCACACGCTCGATCCCGCGTCGCTCGCCGATTACGCGAAGAACGCGCAGAGCCTGAAGGACACGGCGGGCTATCTGCTGAAGATCATCCCCGAGACCGCGTTCGACGCGTTCGCGAAGGGCGACATCCTGCAGATCCTCGTGTTCTCGGTGCTGTTCGGCTCCGCGCTGTCGCTCCTCGGCGACAAGGCGAAGCGCGTGAACACGCTGATCGACGAATTCGCGCATGTGTTCTTCCGCGTGATGGGCTTTATCATCAAGCTCGCGCCGCTCGGCGTGCTCGGCGCGATCGCGTTCACGACCGGCAAGTACGGCGTCGCGTCGCTCAAGCAGCTCGGACTCCTCGTGATCGTGTTCTACGTGAGCTGCGCCGCGTTCGTCGCGATCGTGCTCGGCGTGGTGATGAAGCTCGCGGGCTTCTCGGTGTTCAAGCTGATCCGCTATCTGCGCGAAGAGCTGCTGATCGTGCTCGGCACCGCGTCGTCGGACGCCGTGCTGCCGCAGGTGATGCGCAAGCTCGAATGGCTCGGCGTGAAGGATTCGACGGTCGGCCTCGTGATCCCGACCGGCTACTCGTTCAACCTCGACGGCTTCTCGATCTACCTGACGCTCGCCGTGCTCTTCATCGCGCAGGCGACCAACACGCCGCTGTCGATGCACGACCTGATCGTCGTGCTGCTCGTGTCGCTCATCACGTCGAAGGGCGCCCACGGGATTCCCGGCTCGGCGATCGTGATTCTCGCCGCGACGCTGTCGGCGATCCCCGCGCTGCCCGTGCTCGGCCTCGTGCTGATCCTGCCCGTCGACTGGTTCGTCGGCATCGCCCGCGCGCTCACGAACCTGCTCGGCAACTGCGTCGCGACGATCGTCGTCGCCGTGTGGGAGAACGACATCGACAAGGCACGCGCGAAGCGCGTGCTGAACGAGGAACTGCGCTACGTGCCGGCGGGCGAGGAAGGCTCGAACGGCGCGATCGCGGATGGCGGCGCGCACGCGCTCTGA